One Paenibacillus sp. FSL W8-0186 genomic window carries:
- a CDS encoding YeiH family protein codes for MAQTVQSQAKVVPFKRRQGIGFVQGIGLTVLLAVAAKYLSSLPLLGVMGHLVIAIMLGLVWRSAVGVPERIAGGVSFSSKKLLRLGIIMLGMRLNLQSIIQAGPKVLVMAVLHIAFTIAVVASLAKWMKISGKLGLLTACGTAICGAAAVVAIAPQVQAKDEETAIGAAVVAILGTLFTLIYSLLYPLLGLSAHGYGVFAGATLHEIAHVIAAAAPGGREAEDIAVVVKLARVAMLVPVSLGLGMWMRRKERQARQSASCDAQPAAEETRQKIQIPWFILGFLLMSGVNTLGVIPGNAASLIVAAAYLLIAVAMAGLGLGVDLAVFRRLGIKPFWAGLLGSVGLTVLGYGTLFLFGLN; via the coding sequence ATGGCACAAACTGTACAGTCACAGGCGAAGGTTGTACCGTTCAAACGGAGACAGGGCATCGGTTTTGTGCAGGGCATCGGATTAACTGTGCTGCTGGCTGTGGCGGCGAAGTATTTATCCAGCTTGCCGCTGCTAGGCGTAATGGGACATCTCGTGATCGCTATTATGCTTGGACTGGTTTGGCGGTCGGCCGTCGGCGTTCCCGAGCGGATTGCGGGCGGCGTCTCCTTTTCCAGCAAAAAATTGCTTCGCCTCGGGATTATTATGCTCGGGATGAGGCTTAACTTACAAAGTATTATTCAAGCAGGTCCGAAGGTGCTTGTTATGGCGGTGCTCCATATTGCATTTACGATCGCCGTTGTGGCCAGCCTGGCGAAATGGATGAAGATTTCCGGTAAGCTTGGGCTTCTGACCGCCTGCGGAACCGCGATATGCGGAGCTGCCGCGGTCGTCGCCATAGCACCGCAGGTACAGGCCAAAGACGAAGAGACAGCGATCGGAGCGGCTGTCGTTGCTATTCTGGGTACCTTGTTCACTTTGATTTACAGCCTTCTATATCCGCTGTTGGGTCTGTCCGCTCACGGCTACGGGGTATTCGCAGGAGCTACGCTGCACGAAATAGCTCATGTCATCGCCGCAGCGGCGCCTGGAGGAAGAGAAGCCGAGGATATCGCTGTTGTCGTTAAGCTGGCGCGGGTAGCCATGCTTGTGCCGGTATCGCTTGGGCTGGGCATGTGGATGCGCCGCAAGGAACGGCAAGCCCGGCAATCGGCAAGCTGTGATGCCCAGCCAGCGGCGGAGGAGACCAGACAGAAGATTCAAATTCCCTGGTTTATCCTTGGATTTCTTCTCATGAGCGGAGTGAATACGCTGGGGGTTATTCCCGGTAATGCAGCCAGTTTGATCGTGGCAGCCGCTTATTTGCTGATTGCCGTAGCCATGGCCGGGCTGGGGCTTGGGGTCGATCTGGCTGTATTCCGCCGGCTGGGGAT
- a CDS encoding LysR family transcriptional regulator: MAPDRLRLISKKATMGLSKGEVNMIVDTLRVFVTVAEQRHFSKAAELLNMSQPGVSQHIRNMENELGTKLMLRSPKQVKLTEEGTILYRKAKQILSLYEEAKQQIHLLHEVVTGSIQIGASFTIGEYILPRLLAKFAGQYPEVDLQLTIGNTEEIVAGIRSNDLDLALVEGTVEEHPDLIITPYMQDEMIVVAARNHPLAAAAALEPADLANQNWIIREIGSGTRAFSDHFLQANGLTPKRSYVFNSSQGVKEAVSAGLGIAVLSRLAVRKELGNGELCELAVSGPAMKRELSVIRNRQGSLTLAAEMFQREVQERQQAAEWTCDLPELADQL, translated from the coding sequence ATGGCACCGGATAGATTGAGACTCATCTCGAAGAAGGCTACAATGGGATTATCGAAAGGGGAAGTGAATATGATCGTCGACACCCTGCGTGTCTTTGTTACGGTTGCAGAACAACGTCATTTCTCAAAGGCCGCAGAACTTCTAAACATGTCCCAGCCTGGCGTTAGCCAGCATATTCGCAATATGGAGAACGAGCTCGGCACGAAACTGATGCTGCGCTCACCCAAACAGGTGAAATTGACAGAGGAAGGAACCATCCTATACCGGAAAGCCAAACAGATTTTAAGCCTGTACGAGGAAGCGAAGCAGCAAATCCATTTGCTGCATGAAGTGGTAACCGGCTCGATTCAAATCGGCGCCAGCTTTACGATCGGGGAATATATTCTGCCTCGGCTTCTCGCTAAATTTGCCGGACAGTATCCGGAGGTCGATCTTCAACTGACGATCGGCAATACGGAGGAAATCGTGGCGGGAATCCGCTCCAACGATCTCGATCTTGCGCTCGTAGAGGGCACTGTGGAAGAACATCCTGATTTGATCATCACTCCTTACATGCAGGATGAAATGATCGTTGTGGCGGCGAGGAATCACCCGTTAGCTGCGGCAGCGGCATTGGAGCCGGCTGACCTGGCCAATCAAAATTGGATCATCCGCGAAATCGGTTCGGGCACCCGCGCCTTTAGCGATCATTTCCTGCAGGCGAACGGATTGACCCCCAAGCGGTCCTATGTATTCAATAGCAGCCAGGGCGTGAAAGAGGCGGTTTCGGCAGGCCTGGGGATTGCCGTACTCTCGCGCCTGGCCGTCCGCAAGGAGCTGGGGAACGGGGAGCTCTGCGAGCTGGCAGTAAGCGGACCAGCCATGAAGCGGGAGCTGTCCGTCATTCGCAACAGACAAGGCTCCCTCACCTTGGCGGCCGAGATGTTCCAGCGGGAGGTACAGGAGCGGCAGCAGGCGGCGGAATGGACCTGTGATTTACCCGAACTGGCCGACCAACTCTAA
- a CDS encoding metalloregulator ArsR/SmtB family transcription factor produces the protein MSEAPKYDVFQAIADPTRRQLLSLLSRQEMPVKEISGHFPMSRTAVSKHLHVLSSAGLVRERKVGRETRYRLDPEPLQELQYWLNYFEQFWDNKLSMLKYYVENEGNRTAE, from the coding sequence ATGTCGGAAGCCCCGAAGTACGATGTGTTCCAGGCCATAGCCGACCCGACCCGCCGGCAATTGCTGAGTTTGCTCAGCAGGCAGGAAATGCCCGTTAAGGAGATCAGCGGACACTTTCCGATGAGCCGTACCGCCGTATCCAAGCATCTGCATGTCCTGTCCTCAGCCGGGCTGGTCCGGGAGCGGAAGGTAGGCCGGGAGACCAGGTACCGTCTTGACCCGGAGCCGCTGCAGGAGCTGCAGTATTGGTTGAATTACTTTGAGCAATTTTGGGACAACAAGCTGTCCATGCTCAAATATTACGTGGAGAACGAGGGGAACAGGACAGCGGAGTAG
- a CDS encoding SRPBCC domain-containing protein has protein sequence MNKDQQTNGGSLPDIRRTIVVNAPIGKVWEAVATSEGIAAWFMPNNFEPKEGFEFVLNAGPFGNSPCKVTEIQPPHRLSFTWGKDWTLSFELVEAGGQTEFTLIHSGWSADQVTEFGEAHSIVRPRMDQGWGGLVQKLASYVEG, from the coding sequence ATGAACAAAGACCAACAAACAAACGGCGGATCGCTTCCGGATATACGGCGCACGATTGTAGTGAACGCACCCATCGGCAAAGTGTGGGAGGCTGTGGCCACATCGGAGGGAATCGCTGCTTGGTTTATGCCCAACAATTTTGAACCGAAGGAGGGGTTCGAATTCGTGCTGAATGCCGGGCCATTTGGCAACTCGCCCTGCAAGGTGACGGAGATTCAGCCGCCGCATCGGCTTTCTTTTACATGGGGGAAAGATTGGACGTTGTCCTTTGAACTGGTAGAAGCAGGCGGGCAAACGGAGTTCACGCTGATTCACAGCGGCTGGAGCGCGGATCAGGTTACGGAGTTCGGAGAGGCTCATTCCATTGTGCGTCCTCGTATGGATCAAGGCTGGGGCGGATTGGTGCAGAAGCTGGCCTCTTACGTGGAAGGCTGA